The following are encoded in a window of Mycoplasmopsis bovis PG45 genomic DNA:
- a CDS encoding Mbov_0401 family ICE element transposase-like protein, giving the protein MNEFDIDIFDEVLNTTKSLYAAKAKELNDKELYFRTVLRKSLYPDWRIFRKTSRVWITLGGIFTLNITMYETIDTNGKRKRFTYYHDEKLKQISKFKYDLDVIKLALKFYFEGNKIPDSLKRIFPSKQLINYYLKAFNLKEKIEKKNDEILANIESNLQKTNSKLMLEMDDFYIFHKSERIRKMRVRQVIMHTVNGSKLSNIINMFFTKNIDEATTKFNDMQFIKTTVSKQLNKFKSNKEIIVNGDGARWIKHLANELNASYSLDLFHIKKAINDTFGANKFASKENKIYFKNNINYCLNKPWKNAFSDAVFTKNELMFHTLYNEFFAYSSVINIPKVIHQNVQNFYKFIKNNSLTVFKNNENDSSYTEHFVYNSFKKHIKKDQSLYCFELIKLRVIYKNIAKNQATLFY; this is encoded by the coding sequence ATGAATGAATTCGATATTGATATTTTTGATGAAGTTTTAAACACTACTAAAAGTCTATATGCAGCTAAAGCTAAAGAGTTAAATGATAAAGAACTTTACTTTAGAACAGTACTAAGAAAAAGTCTTTATCCTGACTGAAGAATTTTTAGAAAAACTAGTAGAGTCTGAATTACCTTAGGTGGTATTTTTACTCTCAATATTACAATGTATGAAACTATTGATACTAACGGAAAGCGTAAGCGTTTTACATATTATCACGATGAAAAATTAAAGCAAATATCTAAGTTTAAGTATGACCTAGATGTTATTAAATTAGCACTTAAATTTTATTTTGAAGGAAACAAAATTCCTGATAGTTTAAAAAGAATTTTCCCTAGTAAGCAACTAATAAATTATTATCTTAAAGCATTTAATCTTAAAGAAAAAATAGAGAAGAAGAATGATGAAATATTAGCAAATATTGAATCTAATTTACAAAAAACTAATAGCAAATTAATGTTAGAAATGGATGACTTTTATATCTTTCATAAAAGCGAAAGAATTAGGAAAATGAGAGTAAGACAGGTAATAATGCACACTGTTAATGGAAGCAAATTATCAAACATAATCAATATGTTTTTTACTAAAAATATTGATGAAGCAACTACAAAATTTAATGATATGCAGTTTATCAAAACTACAGTAAGTAAGCAATTAAATAAGTTTAAAAGCAACAAGGAAATTATTGTAAATGGCGATGGCGCTAGATGAATAAAGCATCTAGCAAATGAATTAAATGCTTCATATTCCTTAGATCTTTTTCATATCAAAAAAGCAATTAATGACACATTTGGTGCAAATAAATTTGCTTCTAAAGAGAATAAAATATACTTTAAAAACAATATAAATTATTGCTTAAATAAGCCCTGAAAAAATGCTTTTTCCGATGCAGTTTTTACTAAAAATGAATTAATGTTTCACACACTTTATAATGAATTTTTTGCTTACTCTAGTGTTATAAACATACCGAAAGTTATTCATCAAAATGTACAAAATTTTTATAAATTCATCAAAAATAACTCCCTAACTGTCTTTAAAAATAATGAAAATGATAGTTCATATACTGAGCATTTTGTCTACAATTCATTCAAAAAACACATTAAAAAAGATCAAAGTTTATACTGTTTTGAGCTTATAAAACTAAGAGTAATTTACAAAAATATTGCAAAAAATCAAGCCACACTTTTTTATTAA
- a CDS encoding Mbov_0400 family ICE element protein: protein MTNKLIGKVYKQRNKENKFPIAKDRLGDDIFGHGINRPYLIFYSDDKVYYLSAKSVSDKNRKNTEDDKGNLILKTDLYGNDKEIAINCSVINVMDRKLFESLYIEDSEWNNVQTSAIIYDNVMQKLYENLNDIQYFEIDSFSDTQTNWKFRDEALKNKKVCEAIIKNYCIYFSKQLSDEITNNMNDLFFKELEYKYKNIVYESQKEERRFTLKL from the coding sequence ATGACAAATAAATTAATTGGTAAAGTTTATAAACAAAGAAATAAAGAAAACAAATTTCCTATTGCAAAAGATAGATTAGGTGATGATATTTTTGGCCACGGTATAAACAGGCCTTACTTAATTTTTTATTCTGACGATAAAGTTTATTATCTATCTGCAAAGTCTGTAAGTGATAAAAATAGAAAAAATACTGAAGATGATAAAGGTAACTTAATTTTAAAAACTGATCTTTATGGTAATGATAAAGAAATAGCTATTAACTGTTCTGTTATAAATGTAATGGATAGAAAACTTTTTGAAAGTTTATATATCGAAGATAGCGAATGAAATAACGTTCAAACTTCGGCTATTATATATGACAATGTAATGCAAAAGTTGTATGAGAATTTAAATGATATTCAATATTTTGAAATTGATAGTTTTAGTGATACTCAAACAAACTGAAAATTTAGAGATGAAGCCTTAAAAAACAAAAAAGTCTGTGAAGCAATTATTAAAAATTATTGCATATATTTTAGTAAACAACTATCTGATGAAATAACAAACAATATGAACGATCTATTCTTTAAGGAATTAGAGTACAAATATAAAAATATTGTCTATGAATCTCAAAAAGAAGAACGTAGGTTTACTTTAAAGTTATAG
- a CDS encoding Mbov_0399 family ICE element protein yields MNKKKLKIILSTTFSLPLVALNTSAFFHTNSSNTNTRYFDFPTSKYPITVEYENKGSQFWNYFKVPDEVPNNTAGTEFFMRTWEPKTVNDYTGFFDKVKGKWRSLYYNENPCESMFGCPEITSKEVRGFEKTTEYSNLSSLVNSLYWKRLQNEDDTKNKEAFINTFKYYVTKHTQNPFSNYENIEKYITKITLEQKAENLFGHNKENEAEITYDTNKPKWDHVTGYKITVDLRIPKEVAHPFSKYKTDFNNIKSRLEAYNFNFESDTGGQLGTDEYKENGDKTNIQKLDEKLQEFNRQNTNNSKLRAEFEVTSPSTIDIYLKNENGSFKELVAHNVKVNITPSATYNGRIATKDLEQRLIIKLGKWVDFQNGTTKLVDDKLVKYPSDKPEIKTGPDRYGGKWIAHTPLKVNFTATSDETEVITINGKKIDVINYRFEEDLTDNRKDANDNERVFNADIKDQNDKTVKNDSNSHAKNEYKIEITKYRDKAHKQVEYKYTKIIVIDSRSSQMDYKWFAWDPEKNKHQKELIEEFLTDEKGEAKKDKDGKPIPNPKYDPLIDKKTGTKKQLVWFDFKNGNTKPDSGLFAHDDINKYPEKDGWYYTNSDFAEDISGSDKNYYKITKAPYKTKTLFAPHSNENDLDPGVIAEAVVLDGKGALKQLIGKNENATLFKLTSRGLYKIPKNAKKRFLELANETGSDNYFSEEGIWLFTSNAKDSISNYKFVLINKDSSPYSQFLDNLPNFDSLKPLWETKQGKRFFEYLEATKKLKYEQIKLLNYEDVMEYYKQYINDLWNGFEVNSPIAITPKFKKIPKQKNISDIATVDKFKQYLDEFENSDKVELSKVEVGGDNYLKVFFKFKTTNTRYRLSQDEYAVPVEIDNSANGNSNSGDSNDPSNKKETKENIYLNLNSQLFLNLAAKNSYSSFKKYLPSIPKKDVFLSLDEKHLKLLNINYELNERLKLLIVNVSFIDSNNNEKYNLLPKNSFTILLDFAKSISDDGSNNRKPSNSSNGSDWEKVSPKDDDSNNRDGNSNNGSNSGVDNNSSGSNRNNGSANGNSTNGNRNGNNGSSSGDGNSNNGSNSGIDPNKNPYADPFSEKWPNDNSSGNNGINDDESDISEDKRSIFNGIVFKRINLKGTSTFEEAKEWIKKLIQKQTPNLKLGSDYEIKNLDQIARERIYPQTNVSDFKNVNISIANLQALGKKFGYARVEVVNVVAQALDEDIDLSKIKLNDINLNESKLSSLKTKVIDEINKQFKDKNLELGKDLLIKNYEATIRALALGKGISANAEIIGNNIRIKNSAFVKITNSATKVINDELSSNNGFIDPNNNSNNGNRNAPNGESSNDNSSSNNANDKNENESTSTIYDLSFLKLEKLEFTEHIMSELRNKIVNAIIMQLKEKYFLEYKKHYDIDLNELNAVVKKLATKSNESIESVLTIRSIPKVSRRSALATISNLNKLLDPIEDLDKPLNINNNSNSRKLTQKQILLIFIPLGLLGATGIGTLIGFIYIRKVKNKIK; encoded by the coding sequence ATGAATAAAAAGAAACTAAAAATAATACTATCTACTACTTTTTCATTACCTTTAGTAGCACTAAATACTAGTGCTTTTTTCCATACTAATTCAAGCAATACAAATACTAGATATTTTGACTTTCCAACTAGTAAATATCCAATAACTGTTGAATATGAAAATAAAGGTTCTCAATTTTGAAATTATTTTAAGGTGCCTGATGAAGTACCTAATAATACAGCAGGAACTGAGTTTTTTATGCGAACTTGAGAACCTAAAACAGTAAATGATTATACAGGCTTTTTTGACAAAGTAAAAGGAAAATGACGTTCATTATACTATAATGAGAACCCTTGTGAAAGTATGTTTGGTTGCCCTGAAATTACTAGCAAAGAAGTTAGAGGTTTTGAGAAAACTACGGAGTACTCTAATTTAAGCTCACTTGTCAATTCTCTTTATTGAAAACGACTTCAAAATGAAGATGACACTAAAAATAAAGAAGCTTTTATAAACACATTTAAATATTATGTAACTAAACATACACAGAATCCATTTTCAAATTATGAAAATATTGAAAAATATATCACAAAAATTACGCTAGAACAAAAGGCTGAAAATTTGTTTGGGCATAATAAAGAGAATGAGGCTGAAATAACATATGACACAAATAAGCCTAAATGAGATCATGTAACTGGCTATAAAATAACGGTTGATCTAAGAATTCCTAAAGAAGTTGCTCATCCTTTTAGTAAATATAAAACTGACTTTAACAATATTAAAAGTAGGTTAGAAGCATATAACTTTAATTTTGAATCTGACACTGGCGGACAATTAGGCACTGATGAATATAAGGAAAACGGTGATAAAACTAACATTCAAAAGTTAGATGAAAAATTGCAGGAGTTTAATAGGCAAAATACTAATAATTCTAAACTAAGGGCTGAATTTGAAGTTACTAGCCCTAGCACAATTGATATTTATTTAAAAAATGAAAATGGCTCATTTAAAGAATTAGTTGCTCACAATGTAAAAGTTAATATTACTCCATCTGCTACATATAATGGAAGAATTGCTACAAAAGACTTAGAACAGAGACTAATAATTAAATTAGGAAAATGAGTTGACTTTCAAAATGGCACGACAAAATTGGTGGATGATAAATTAGTAAAATATCCTAGTGATAAGCCGGAAATTAAAACAGGACCAGATAGATATGGCGGAAAATGAATTGCACATACGCCATTAAAAGTTAACTTTACTGCTACTAGTGATGAAACTGAAGTTATTACTATAAATGGTAAAAAAATTGACGTTATTAACTATAGATTCGAAGAAGACTTAACTGACAATAGAAAAGACGCTAATGATAATGAAAGAGTTTTTAATGCTGATATTAAAGATCAAAATGATAAAACAGTTAAGAATGATTCTAACTCGCATGCTAAAAATGAATATAAAATTGAAATAACTAAGTATAGAGATAAAGCACACAAACAAGTTGAGTATAAATATACAAAAATAATTGTAATTGATTCTAGAAGCAGTCAAATGGACTATAAATGGTTTGCCTGAGATCCTGAGAAAAATAAACACCAAAAAGAATTAATAGAAGAGTTTTTAACTGATGAAAAAGGCGAAGCTAAAAAAGATAAAGATGGTAAGCCAATTCCTAACCCTAAATATGATCCATTAATTGATAAAAAAACTGGTACTAAAAAACAATTAGTATGATTTGATTTTAAGAATGGCAATACTAAGCCGGATTCGGGCTTATTTGCTCATGATGATATTAATAAATATCCTGAAAAAGATGGATGGTATTATACTAATAGTGATTTTGCTGAAGATATTTCTGGCAGTGACAAAAACTACTATAAGATAACTAAAGCACCATATAAAACTAAAACATTATTTGCTCCGCATAGTAATGAAAACGACTTAGATCCTGGAGTAATTGCTGAAGCAGTTGTATTAGATGGTAAAGGGGCATTAAAACAGTTAATAGGTAAAAATGAAAATGCTACATTATTTAAGCTAACTAGCCGCGGGCTTTATAAAATACCTAAAAATGCTAAAAAACGCTTTCTAGAGTTAGCAAATGAAACAGGATCTGATAATTACTTTTCTGAAGAAGGTATTTGACTTTTTACGTCAAATGCTAAAGATTCAATATCAAATTATAAATTTGTATTAATTAATAAAGACAGTAGCCCTTATAGTCAATTTTTAGATAACTTACCTAATTTTGATTCATTAAAGCCTTTATGAGAAACTAAACAAGGTAAAAGATTTTTTGAATACTTAGAAGCTACTAAAAAATTAAAATATGAACAAATAAAGTTGCTCAATTATGAAGATGTAATGGAGTATTATAAGCAATATATTAATGATTTATGAAATGGCTTTGAAGTTAATAGCCCTATTGCTATAACTCCTAAGTTTAAGAAAATACCAAAACAAAAAAATATTTCTGATATTGCAACTGTTGATAAATTTAAACAATATTTAGATGAATTCGAAAATAGCGATAAAGTAGAATTAAGTAAAGTTGAAGTTGGGGGAGATAACTATTTAAAAGTATTTTTTAAGTTTAAAACTACAAATACTAGATATAGACTAAGTCAAGATGAATATGCTGTACCTGTTGAAATTGATAACTCTGCTAATGGCAATTCAAATAGTGGCGATAGCAATGATCCATCTAATAAAAAAGAAACTAAAGAAAACATTTACCTTAACCTTAACTCACAATTATTCTTAAATTTAGCGGCTAAAAATAGCTATAGTTCATTTAAAAAATATTTGCCATCTATACCTAAAAAAGATGTGTTTTTATCTTTAGATGAAAAACATTTAAAGTTACTAAATATTAATTATGAATTAAACGAACGACTTAAATTGTTAATAGTCAACGTTTCATTTATTGATTCAAATAATAATGAGAAATATAACTTATTGCCTAAGAATAGTTTCACTATTTTGTTAGATTTTGCTAAGTCTATTAGTGATGATGGTTCAAATAATAGAAAGCCTTCTAATTCATCTAATGGTAGTGACTGAGAAAAAGTAAGTCCTAAAGATGATGATTCAAATAATAGAGATGGAAACAGTAATAATGGTTCAAATAGTGGCGTTGACAATAATTCTAGTGGCTCAAATAGAAATAATGGCTCTGCTAATGGCAATAGTACTAATGGCAATAGAAACGGAAACAACGGCTCAAGTAGTGGAGATGGAAACAGTAATAACGGCTCAAATAGTGGCATAGATCCTAATAAGAATCCTTATGCAGATCCATTTAGTGAAAAATGACCTAATGACAATTCATCCGGCAATAATGGTATTAATGATGATGAAAGCGATATTTCTGAAGATAAAAGAAGTATTTTTAATGGCATAGTATTTAAAAGAATTAACTTAAAAGGCACTAGCACATTTGAAGAAGCTAAAGAATGAATTAAGAAATTAATTCAAAAACAGACTCCTAATTTAAAACTAGGCAGTGACTATGAAATTAAGAATTTAGATCAAATTGCAAGAGAAAGAATATATCCGCAAACTAATGTAAGTGACTTTAAAAATGTTAATATTTCTATTGCTAACTTACAGGCTTTAGGCAAAAAATTTGGTTATGCAAGAGTTGAAGTAGTTAATGTTGTAGCGCAAGCTTTAGATGAAGATATTGACTTATCAAAAATTAAACTTAATGATATTAATTTAAATGAAAGCAAGCTTTCATCATTAAAAACTAAGGTTATTGATGAAATTAATAAGCAGTTTAAAGATAAAAACTTAGAATTAGGTAAAGACTTATTAATTAAAAATTATGAAGCTACTATTAGGGCTTTAGCCTTAGGTAAAGGTATTAGTGCAAATGCTGAAATTATAGGTAATAACATTAGAATTAAAAACTCTGCTTTTGTAAAAATTACTAATAGTGCTACTAAGGTTATAAACGATGAACTATCAAGCAATAACGGCTTTATAGATCCAAATAATAATTCTAATAATGGCAATAGAAATGCTCCTAATGGTGAATCATCAAATGATAATTCATCAAGCAATAATGCTAATGATAAAAATGAAAATGAAAGCACAAGTACTATCTATGACTTATCATTTTTAAAACTAGAAAAACTAGAATTTACCGAACATATAATGAGTGAATTAAGAAATAAAATAGTTAATGCTATCATTATGCAATTAAAAGAAAAATACTTTTTAGAGTACAAAAAGCATTATGATATTGATCTAAATGAATTAAATGCTGTTGTTAAAAAACTAGCTACTAAAAGCAATGAATCAATTGAATCTGTTTTAACAATAAGATCTATACCTAAAGTATCTAGAAGAAGTGCTTTAGCTACAATATCTAATTTAAATAAGTTATTAGATCCTATTGAAGATTTAGATAAGCCATTAAACATTAATAATAATAGCAATAGCAGGAAATTAACTCAAAAGCAAATACTATTAATATTTATTCCTTTAGGCCTTTTAGGCGCTACTGGTATTGGTACATTAATTGGTTTTATATACATTAGAAAAGTTAAGAATAAAATTAAGTAA
- a CDS encoding Mbov_0398 family ICE element protein, producing MSKKNDPLRITFRLYEKEDIARFEKFRKIIEIDNKSTSEAIAEVFKEYLYNKEKEIVFKDALDDIYYAMRKVFYSSLAPFQANITRELLKNRAELMLINKKLDILINTNSKLDKRVLANLSMELLEEAQYFEKMRELLDIKHDETMTKINEKVKTVKDSEKKFERYRMHNGELDSHIISQKYDELEALINDNRNE from the coding sequence ATGAGTAAGAAAAACGATCCATTAAGGATAACTTTTAGACTATATGAAAAAGAAGATATAGCAAGGTTCGAAAAGTTTAGAAAGATAATTGAAATAGATAATAAAAGCACATCGGAAGCAATTGCTGAAGTGTTTAAAGAATATTTATATAACAAGGAAAAAGAGATAGTTTTTAAAGACGCATTAGATGATATTTACTATGCAATGAGAAAGGTGTTTTATTCATCATTAGCCCCTTTTCAAGCAAATATAACTAGAGAGTTATTAAAAAATAGGGCTGAGTTAATGCTTATTAATAAAAAGTTAGATATCTTAATTAATACTAATAGCAAGTTAGACAAAAGAGTTTTGGCTAATTTAAGTATGGAGTTATTAGAAGAAGCACAGTATTTTGAAAAAATGAGAGAGTTATTAGATATTAAGCACGATGAAACAATGACTAAGATCAATGAAAAAGTAAAGACAGTTAAAGATAGTGAAAAGAAATTTGAACGTTATAGAATGCATAATGGCGAATTAGATTCGCACATTATAAGCCAAAAGTATGATGAATTAGAAGCTTTAATTAATGACAATAGAAATGAGTAA
- a CDS encoding Mbov_0397 family ICE element conjugal transfer ATPase encodes MLQPKNLKKTQNYFWKSFSWLDFLVVCIVIILSVTIGYTVFPPNYPKKWSLILSILLILAFSTILIKSNKYDCRLYILFFRMIKYLFSVKKYNKNQYSPKLLVPYKAIIENKFIKTKQLKAGSKYIAILRFQGKSPWNEDSEDREVFLNKFTELLDTSDYHLTFIRKKELADYRQNFECLKKNKKRKLATLAANKSAKSVVKSYKTYYEYVNNDLELLDTELLVDTYYIAVYAKDLLELKKMVLNTIANFNAMDIESELIEGLELLKFLASVSLKTLNEEEAIKYLEYQMNNNQRDSFNAKDDHIFETLTFREKVKEFFKFLKSNFKKKPISKEIKTNKPKTLDELLSSDTVFKRNYFIKDGKYYSIHTISELPLNLSEGWAISLFDNDATIVWNMGIFNEASQAALLDKSGKRMSDNKTLIKSNYFRASSSLQIEALEYLQSQLQENKNLLMNSSLMIINEANSLKELRKAESKVLTTAKRAKLNINTVPFKQFEALAQACLITSDNLHEAIPMSSYNISHGWAFENETNNDNNAFILGSTASTGEPIIFDQFYKKSARRVNYNMFTVGSSGKGKSTDVKKAILGHLAHNNKVYIIDPQNEYSKLGNNFGATLIDLGLGHKTIINPLHVQIQLFNDDEEISTKLIINKHLEWLETYFKLINADWNQDYIVFLMSMVRSLYEKIGLYNLKNINELKEFNYPIISDLIKHLQEYKWKDEFEKQRKKIVLANIIDRLSFDYENNGKYEYIYNGQTNIDLSNDFIIFNTQKLFNTSKDSGQVGLFVLLSFIQNKIFNNAIEDKEAKTVLVIDELHMYIDPSNTATLDFVYTMTKTVRKFNAGMILCTQNPSDFLGSSNITKKAEAILQNCQYAKFFGLKQKDLEAVMDMFKSTGGLNNTHQRFLADSDVGNLIFSLHMYSKIKGSIYYNEYEKQLFFDKGIIGQ; translated from the coding sequence ATGCTACAGCCTAAAAATTTAAAAAAGACTCAAAACTACTTTTGAAAGTCCTTTAGCTGACTAGACTTTCTGGTAGTGTGCATTGTGATTATTCTTAGTGTAACAATAGGTTATACAGTATTTCCCCCTAATTATCCTAAGAAGTGAAGTTTAATTCTTTCTATATTACTAATACTAGCATTTTCAACAATTTTAATTAAGTCGAATAAATATGACTGTCGACTATACATTCTATTTTTTAGAATGATTAAATATCTTTTTAGTGTCAAAAAATACAATAAGAATCAATATAGCCCTAAATTATTAGTTCCTTATAAAGCTATTATTGAGAATAAGTTTATAAAAACTAAACAATTAAAAGCAGGTTCAAAATATATTGCTATTTTACGTTTCCAAGGTAAAAGTCCATGAAATGAAGATTCTGAAGATAGAGAAGTATTTTTAAATAAGTTTACTGAACTATTAGATACAAGTGACTATCATTTAACTTTTATAAGAAAAAAAGAGTTAGCTGACTACAGGCAAAATTTTGAATGCTTAAAGAAAAATAAAAAAAGAAAATTAGCTACATTAGCTGCTAATAAAAGTGCAAAAAGTGTAGTTAAAAGTTATAAAACATATTATGAATATGTAAATAACGACTTAGAGTTACTAGATACTGAATTATTAGTGGATACATACTATATAGCAGTATATGCTAAAGATCTTTTAGAACTTAAAAAAATGGTGCTTAATACTATTGCTAACTTTAATGCAATGGATATTGAAAGCGAATTAATAGAAGGCTTAGAATTGCTAAAGTTTTTAGCGTCTGTAAGCCTTAAGACTTTAAATGAAGAAGAAGCAATTAAATATTTAGAATATCAAATGAATAATAACCAACGAGATTCATTTAATGCTAAAGATGATCATATTTTTGAAACATTAACTTTTAGAGAAAAAGTTAAAGAGTTTTTCAAGTTTTTAAAAAGCAATTTTAAAAAGAAGCCTATAAGTAAAGAAATTAAAACTAATAAGCCTAAAACATTAGATGAATTGCTTTCATCTGATACAGTGTTTAAGCGTAATTACTTTATTAAAGATGGCAAATACTATTCAATACATACAATAAGCGAATTACCGCTTAATTTAAGCGAAGGCTGGGCTATAAGCTTATTTGACAATGACGCTACTATTGTCTGAAATATGGGCATATTCAATGAAGCGTCGCAAGCTGCTTTATTGGATAAGTCTGGCAAAAGGATGAGTGATAATAAAACATTAATTAAGTCAAATTACTTTAGGGCTTCATCTAGTTTACAAATTGAAGCCTTAGAATATTTACAGAGTCAATTACAAGAGAATAAAAACTTATTAATGAATAGTTCATTAATGATAATTAATGAAGCTAACAGCTTAAAAGAATTAAGAAAAGCTGAAAGTAAAGTTTTAACTACTGCTAAAAGGGCTAAGTTAAACATTAACACTGTACCTTTTAAACAATTTGAAGCCTTAGCGCAAGCGTGCTTAATTACTAGTGATAACTTACACGAAGCAATACCAATGAGTAGTTATAACATTAGCCATGGCTGGGCATTTGAGAATGAAACTAATAATGATAATAATGCATTTATCCTAGGCAGTACCGCTTCTACTGGAGAACCTATAATTTTTGACCAATTTTATAAAAAGAGTGCAAGAAGAGTTAATTACAATATGTTTACTGTAGGTTCATCAGGTAAAGGTAAGTCGACTGATGTTAAAAAGGCTATTTTAGGCCATTTAGCACACAATAATAAGGTATATATTATCGATCCACAAAATGAGTATTCAAAATTAGGCAATAATTTTGGCGCTACTTTAATTGATTTAGGCCTAGGGCATAAAACAATAATTAATCCATTACATGTACAAATACAGCTTTTTAATGATGATGAAGAAATTAGCACTAAGTTAATAATTAATAAACATTTAGAATGGTTAGAAACATACTTTAAGTTAATTAATGCTGACTGGAATCAAGACTACATTGTATTTTTAATGTCAATGGTAAGAAGCCTATATGAAAAGATAGGGCTTTATAACTTAAAAAACATTAATGAATTAAAAGAGTTTAATTATCCAATAATTAGTGACTTAATTAAGCATTTACAAGAGTACAAATGAAAAGATGAATTTGAAAAACAGAGAAAGAAAATTGTTTTAGCTAATATTATTGATAGGCTTTCATTTGACTATGAAAATAACGGTAAATATGAATATATTTACAACGGGCAAACAAATATTGATCTTTCTAATGACTTTATCATTTTCAATACGCAAAAATTATTTAATACTTCTAAAGATAGTGGACAAGTAGGACTATTTGTTCTCCTAAGCTTTATTCAAAACAAAATATTTAATAATGCAATAGAAGATAAAGAAGCAAAAACAGTATTAGTTATTGATGAATTGCACATGTATATTGATCCAAGCAATACAGCTACATTAGACTTTGTTTATACAATGACAAAAACAGTTAGAAAGTTTAATGCAGGTATGATACTTTGTACACAGAATCCATCCGACTTTTTAGGTTCAAGCAATATAACTAAAAAAGCTGAAGCTATATTGCAAAACTGTCAATATGCTAAGTTCTTTGGCCTTAAGCAAAAAGACTTAGAAGCAGTTATGGATATGTTCAAGTCAACTGGTGGGCTTAATAATACACACCAACGCTTTTTAGCTGATAGCGACGTCGGAAACTTAATTTTTAGCTTACATATGTATTCAAAAATAAAAGGCAGTATTTACTACAACGAGTATGAAAAACAATTATTTTTTGATAAAGGCATAATAGGTCAATAA